The sequence ATTTGAGCAATCTCATCGCATAAAATCTTGTTCACCATACGGCTTCTTGCCAGATTGTTCTTTCCTTGGAATGTATTGCTAATGACCACGACTTCAAAAGATTGGCCACAACCTGCCGAAGTGTCGATGGCAATGACATTGTATACCTCAGGGATCCCGTTGTTCAGCTTTTCTTTCAACAGTTCAACTGTAACGACAGACATGTTCTTGATATGATATGCGTTTTGTGCGTGTGCGTGCGTATGTTTGTCCTGCTTACTCTTATGGTTTAGGCAAgctaaaatattatatgcCTATATCATAGACGTCGTTATcattttgatttataatGAGATTGTCAAACCTTTTCTCAAATTCTTAAAGGCCACAGAGTGAGATGTGTgtgaatttgaaattgcAAGGTGTAACGGCAGTatgaaaaaatgaaaaatggCAAGAAACAAGCGTAAAGATGCCGAAAAAAAACCGACTGGCAAACCACTGTTCTcgaaaattttaatgtgTAAGCAACTTTGAATTCAAACAATATATAAGAAAAGAGCTCTCAAGGCACTTCAGATTAATGGAGTTGGCAAATGGGAGCTTACATTGGGGGTGAGTTGGAGAGACACACTTAGACAGGCGCTAGAATGAGTAGAGCGCTAACTAGAgttcaattgaaagaagTGGTTGGTATAATCACCAAATTATTCCCACCACAATATGCGGACAACGCATGGGATAACACCGGATTACATATTGATTGCTCTAATGACGAAAGTAAGAATGAGCAGTGCAAAGTGTTATTAACCGTTGATTTGACTAGTTCGGTCGCTGAAGAAGCCATTAGGAATAATTGTAACTTGATACTGTCATATCATCCATTTATTTTCCCTAGTTGGAAAAATATCACGCCATATAGCAATACACAACATGGAAATGCTATAAAACTGATTCAAAAAGGCATTTCAGTCTATTGTCCACACACCGCGGTTGACGCAGTCAATGGCGGTGTTAATGATTGGTTAGTTAATAGTATTGTTGATGATAGAGAAGAATTGATTGGTAGTAATGTTGCCATTGAAAGAGTGTCCAATGTTGAAGACAATGAAACAATTGGATATGGTAGATTGGTGAAATTAGAAAAGTCTTTGCCATTAAATGAAGTAATTGTTAGTCTTAAAAAAAACCTGGGCATTGAGCATCTTCAAATTGCATCCTTAACCAGTGACTacaaatcaattaaaatatctaaCGTTGCATTATGTGCAGGTAGCGGATCGGGCGTATTTAGAAGCCTCAAAAATGTAcaagaaattgatttatttctCACCGGTGAATTATCGCACCATGAGATATTGAAATTCAAGGAAATGGGCAAAGTTGTAATTGTATGTAATCATACTAATACTGAACGTGGATATGTTAGGAAAGGCATGTTAAAAGCATTAAAAACTGCCACTGAATCGATCGGTAATAAGAACATTCAGTACATCGTAAGCGAAACAGACGAAGATCCATTAAAGACTATTTAGTTTATAAACTTCCTATGTAAACGTTTTATCAACGTGTATAGGTATATCTATGTATTGTATTGATGTTACCCTTCATATTCCTCTCCGCGccctttaatttttatttgtgtCAGTAATACATGAAGAATGTGTGGAATGTAAAGAAGAGCAAGAATGTCGGGAATGTCATGACTACCCTTTCCGCCAAAACAAGATATCGCAGGCCACATGATCGGATGTTACGGCAACTTAAGACTCGGGAGGGTAAACCGCTGCTACAGTGGGGGGTGTGGGTGTGTGTCCCGCGCAACAAGAACAGCATAGGCGGGTAACTGCAAGAGAAATGGGACTGTGGCAGAAAGAGGCGGAGAACGGAGTGGGGGCGCGAGGGGTTGAGGGGAGATACCACGTACAACACACAGATTACCTAATTAAGgtcttttttctttctttttctgcTGTTTGAGTGTTATCGTATCTCGTTCCCCCCTCCCTTTCTTTCTCTCTCTCTAGTTGAAGAGAGGACTCTTTTTCGTTTGATAAAACGAACACAAAAAGAGAGATATTGTAAATCCTTttttttcctttaattttctttctaTATAAGTAGGGAAAtacttaatattttacagACGTATCCTATTATACGTATAGAGTATTAAGAAAAGCAACGTATGTGCATACACAAACACAAATATACACACACAACAATAAactcttatatataatgcaaAGGAATGATTGTCATAGCACGAAAATTCAAACAGTGCATACTGTATCGGGTCATGGCTCAGTGTCGCATTTTAGTCATCCCATCCACGTGAAAGGAGCCGGAA comes from Tetrapisispora phaffii CBS 4417 chromosome 4, complete genome and encodes:
- the BOL2 gene encoding Bol2p (similar to Saccharomyces cerevisiae YGL220W; ancestral locus Anc_3.530), whose amino-acid sequence is MSVVTVELLKEKLNNGIPEVYNVIAIDTSAGCGQSFEVVVISNTFQGKNNLARSRMVNKILCDEIAQIHAFGCKCYTEAEWSKIVL
- the NIF3 gene encoding uncharacterized protein (similar to Saccharomyces cerevisiae NIF3 (YGL221C); ancestral locus Anc_3.531); the encoded protein is MSRALTRVQLKEVVGIITKLFPPQYADNAWDNTGLHIDCSNDESKNEQCKVLLTVDLTSSVAEEAIRNNCNLILSYHPFIFPSWKNITPYSNTQHGNAIKLIQKGISVYCPHTAVDAVNGGVNDWLVNSIVDDREELIGSNVAIERVSNVEDNETIGYGRLVKLEKSLPLNEVIVSLKKNLGIEHLQIASLTSDYKSIKISNVALCAGSGSGVFRSLKNVQEIDLFLTGELSHHEILKFKEMGKVVIVCNHTNTERGYVRKGMLKALKTATESIGNKNIQYIVSETDEDPLKTI